One Paenibacillus sp. FSL H7-0737 DNA segment encodes these proteins:
- a CDS encoding 5'-nucleotidase C-terminal domain-containing protein: protein MIISSRVRKWWASGLAMLMLVGSVLPAIQTAEAAPDNSNVVISQVYGGGGNSGAEFKNDFIELYNPTNKPVVLTGWKVRYTSATGTFSSGTELTGTIPANGYYLVQEAAGTGGTAALPTPDAAGILAMSGTNGKVDLVDPSNNTIDLVGYGTATGVEGTPTPALTNATAAIRKAAAGAPADSRGLDTDNNVADFVVQAASPRNSSYGKAPETASSVVASPAANAWPVGTEISLNSPTVGASVYSAVYGSGGSTDFQPYTGPITLTEDTTIKAYASEPNMPNSAITTFDYTILTKTDVATARLGNKGQNISTEGIVTHINAAKMYIQDGTGGIVLYGFPEFANVGDRVAVSGEMDIYSNLQELKLQSGLQYSVVASDVGVPAPKLITATDLSAANGENHEAQLVTMNNVTIDNVNGNTVTASQGGQQFTIFSTLPKLVKGATFDSITGVIEQYNTTYQFIPLNENALVEETFSVMASPGAGRIIKGSAVTLSSPTLGAQIHYTTDGTEPTAASKLYSDPITVSKDLTINSIVVADGKTSKVYTFAYKASDLPRIHDIQGESHASEYVGQNVTDVEGIVTQYGYTFATGAYRGFFMQDPQPDNNVNTSEGIFVYSTNASLKPKVGDLVRVNGAVSEYNEGSASNLTSTQINMTSLTVDSSSSYTVPEPIVLGKGGRAIPSSIIDNDSMADFEPSEDAIDFYESLEGMLVKLPTPTIISPYWTSGSGNSMLYNIPTRVENDTPDVITPAGGLVLKEYNQFNPQRLIIAYGNPGQEVITGDKFAGDVTGVIGYNNGNFKVIPENGKLPTITPSTFKQETTTLEVNEDKLLIASYNIENFYPGVGATKIQKLADSITNNMKKPDIIGVVEMQDSNGETNNGITEASADELIKAIETAGGPVYKYTDIAPVNNQDGGAPGGNIRVGFLYNPARVQLADSVNGQKGTSTQSVAYNAATDKLTYNPGRIDPTNAAFASSRKPLAAQFIFGGEKVIVIANHFNSKGGDNGPFGNVQPPVLSSETQRHKIAAVVNGFVKEVLTANPEANVVALGDLNDFQFTKTATILKGTELDNLIDTLPLNEQYTYTYDGNSQVLDHILVSKNLTASSKVDVVHLNADFSPSKGRVSDHDAVVAQIDFSTAEDFPLTVLHTNDTHAGLDTVSSPNNILRRVTAIKTAKATTENPILLDAGDVFSGTLYFNKYLGQADLAFMNLVKYDAMTFGNHEFDKDSDTLSKFIGNAKFPFVSSNVNFSADDILSKMFTNEIGRSGNAATIYPALIKEVDGEQVGIIGLTTEDTANIASPGKVTFENAVVKAKETVAMLQKEKINKIIVLSHLGYEEDLKLAKAVNGIDIIVGGHSHTQLDQAVVDNSDPNAPKLIVQTGEKGLFLGQLEVKFNKDGILTNWKDQLISIDAKNGANYVIAEDPEAKKILDTEYKPGIQELTNEVVGNSEVVLNGVRDNVRTKETNLGNLIADGMLFAAKKAGTNAVIALQNGGGIRESINEGPITQGEVLGVLPFNNDLVTITLTGQEIKDAMENGVSKTPAADGRFPHVAGLKFYYDSTKPVNERVLRIEVKNGDKYVPLDLKASYEVATNAFTAKGGDFYTSLEKAYKEGRVNLLYLPDFDVFTKYLKEVGTVTANTSAVEGRIVDLKGAPLPETTEDFPLTVLHTNDTHAGLDTVSSPNNILRRVTAIKNAKATTENPILLDAGDVFSGTLYFNKYLGQADLTFMNLVQYDAMTFGNHEFDKNGESSEVLSKFIGNAKFPFVSSNVNFSADDTLSKMFTNEIGRSGNAATIYPALIKEVDGEQVGIIGLTTEDTANIASPGKVTFENAVVKAKETVAMLQKEKINKIIVLSHLGYEEDLKLAKAVNGIDIIVGGHSHTQLDQAVVDNSDPNAPKLIVQTGEKGLFLGQLEVKFNKDGILTNWKDQLISIDAKNGANYVIAEDPEAKKILDTDYKPGILELSNEVVGNSEVVLNGVRDNVRTKETNLGNLIADGMLFAAKKAGTNAVIALQNGGGIRESINEGPITQGEVLGVLPFNNDLVTITLTGQEIKDAMENGVSKTPAADGRFPHVAGLKFYYDSTKPVNERVLRIEVKNGDKYVPLDLKASYEVATNAFTAKGGDFYTSLEKAYKEGRVNLLYLPDFDVFTKYLQKIGNVTANTSAVEGRIVDLKGAPLPEITPTPTPVPTPVPTSPTVPTSTATVAPTPTATTAPTAAPQVTTIDAADLTKQLAELPTGKHELVIPVKATTGGAQVELPGSVLVKQAAAQPNTILTLTTDGASYSLPLSVINSVSLAAQLGTSDFTITVSILLADSKTLSSTNQAIASQLGNATLAAPVIEFSVSAVAGSKRVPLNNFGSTYVNRTINVPTSLNSNNATAVVFVPATGKISFVPAIFAPKANGTTDVTIKRNSNSYYTVVKSSKTFGDISGHWAKASIDLLASKLIVSGTNSDTFSPSQSITRAEFAALITRSLGLVTTGGETTFKDVNPNAWYADAIRTAAEAELISGYTDGSFKPGSPITRQEMASVLAKAIKYTGKTLNADPAALAKFSDAASIPAWSQAAVAEIAAEGIIQGAKDGSFAPQKLATRAEAVTMLEKTLKSLQFIN, encoded by the coding sequence ATGATTATTTCTTCAAGAGTAAGGAAATGGTGGGCTAGTGGACTGGCAATGTTAATGCTTGTCGGCAGTGTGCTACCAGCTATTCAGACTGCCGAGGCAGCACCGGATAATAGCAATGTTGTTATCTCACAAGTCTATGGCGGTGGTGGAAACAGCGGAGCAGAGTTTAAGAATGATTTTATTGAATTATACAATCCTACCAACAAACCAGTAGTTTTGACTGGATGGAAAGTTCGGTATACTTCCGCAACTGGAACCTTTAGCAGCGGAACAGAATTAACAGGAACTATTCCTGCAAATGGATACTACCTCGTCCAAGAGGCTGCAGGAACAGGAGGAACTGCTGCACTACCTACTCCTGATGCCGCAGGTATCCTAGCTATGAGTGGGACAAACGGTAAAGTCGACTTGGTTGACCCATCGAATAATACGATAGATTTAGTTGGCTATGGTACAGCTACAGGTGTTGAGGGAACTCCAACCCCTGCTCTCACCAACGCGACAGCCGCTATTCGTAAAGCCGCAGCTGGTGCACCAGCTGATAGCCGTGGTCTAGATACGGATAACAACGTTGCGGATTTTGTTGTTCAAGCAGCAAGTCCACGCAATAGTAGTTATGGTAAAGCACCAGAGACAGCTAGCTCCGTAGTAGCTTCACCAGCCGCTAATGCCTGGCCGGTAGGCACTGAAATTTCTCTGAACTCTCCGACAGTTGGAGCATCCGTCTATTCAGCTGTTTATGGATCAGGTGGTTCAACTGATTTCCAACCTTACACAGGGCCTATCACCTTAACTGAGGACACTACGATTAAGGCGTATGCTTCAGAACCGAATATGCCAAACAGCGCAATAACAACTTTTGACTACACGATTCTGACCAAAACAGACGTCGCAACAGCACGCCTTGGTAATAAAGGTCAGAATATTTCAACAGAAGGTATCGTAACTCACATTAACGCAGCAAAAATGTATATTCAGGATGGAACCGGTGGGATCGTACTTTATGGATTCCCAGAGTTCGCAAACGTTGGAGATCGTGTTGCAGTTAGTGGCGAGATGGATATCTACAGCAACCTGCAAGAGCTCAAACTCCAAAGCGGACTTCAATACTCTGTCGTTGCGAGTGATGTAGGTGTACCCGCACCTAAATTGATTACAGCAACCGACTTGTCTGCAGCCAACGGAGAAAACCATGAAGCTCAGCTGGTAACTATGAATAATGTCACTATAGATAATGTAAATGGAAATACAGTGACTGCAAGTCAAGGCGGACAACAATTCACAATTTTCTCAACCCTGCCTAAACTAGTAAAGGGTGCAACCTTTGATAGTATCACTGGGGTTATCGAGCAATATAATACAACTTATCAATTCATTCCACTTAACGAAAACGCTTTGGTGGAAGAAACCTTTTCCGTAATGGCGAGCCCTGGTGCAGGTCGCATCATTAAAGGAAGTGCTGTGACCCTATCCAGCCCTACCCTTGGAGCACAAATTCATTACACGACCGATGGAACTGAACCGACAGCAGCAAGCAAGCTTTATTCAGATCCAATTACAGTTAGTAAAGATCTTACCATTAATTCAATTGTCGTAGCAGATGGCAAGACAAGTAAGGTGTATACCTTTGCTTATAAAGCTTCTGATCTCCCTCGTATACATGATATTCAAGGAGAATCTCATGCCTCTGAGTATGTAGGTCAGAACGTTACTGACGTAGAAGGTATCGTTACCCAATACGGATACACATTCGCAACTGGCGCTTATAGAGGTTTCTTTATGCAGGACCCTCAGCCGGACAATAATGTGAACACATCGGAAGGTATTTTCGTTTACAGCACAAATGCATCCCTTAAACCTAAAGTTGGAGATTTAGTGCGCGTTAATGGAGCCGTTTCCGAGTATAACGAAGGAAGTGCGAGCAATCTAACCTCCACTCAAATTAATATGACATCACTAACAGTAGATTCCTCTTCTAGTTATACTGTGCCTGAACCTATCGTACTTGGCAAAGGTGGAAGAGCTATTCCTTCTTCCATCATTGATAATGACAGCATGGCTGATTTTGAACCTAGTGAAGATGCCATAGATTTTTATGAATCGTTAGAAGGTATGCTTGTAAAACTCCCTACCCCTACGATTATTAGTCCTTACTGGACAAGTGGTAGCGGAAATTCCATGCTTTATAACATCCCTACAAGAGTAGAAAATGATACTCCTGATGTCATCACACCAGCTGGTGGACTAGTTCTAAAAGAATATAACCAATTCAATCCTCAGCGTCTTATCATTGCTTATGGAAATCCGGGTCAAGAAGTAATCACCGGAGATAAGTTCGCTGGAGATGTTACAGGAGTCATCGGATACAACAATGGCAATTTCAAAGTAATTCCGGAGAACGGTAAGCTGCCAACCATTACCCCAAGTACTTTTAAACAAGAAACAACTACTCTTGAGGTTAATGAGGACAAGCTATTAATCGCTTCATACAACATTGAGAACTTCTACCCAGGCGTCGGAGCAACAAAAATCCAGAAACTTGCCGACTCCATCACGAATAATATGAAAAAGCCTGACATTATCGGCGTGGTCGAAATGCAGGATAGCAATGGTGAAACCAATAATGGAATCACTGAAGCAAGTGCTGACGAACTAATTAAGGCTATTGAAACTGCAGGCGGTCCTGTATATAAATACACAGACATCGCTCCAGTCAACAATCAGGATGGCGGAGCTCCAGGCGGAAACATTCGCGTAGGCTTCTTGTACAATCCAGCAAGAGTACAGCTTGCGGATAGTGTAAACGGTCAAAAAGGTACATCTACGCAATCCGTTGCTTATAATGCAGCGACAGACAAGCTGACTTACAATCCAGGACGAATTGATCCAACGAATGCTGCATTTGCTAGTTCACGTAAACCACTTGCTGCACAATTTATTTTCGGCGGCGAAAAAGTGATCGTGATCGCAAACCATTTCAATTCAAAAGGCGGCGATAATGGTCCTTTCGGGAACGTTCAGCCACCGGTATTGTCCAGTGAAACACAACGTCATAAAATTGCGGCGGTCGTAAACGGATTTGTCAAAGAGGTTCTGACTGCTAATCCTGAAGCCAACGTCGTAGCTCTTGGCGATTTGAATGATTTCCAATTCACTAAAACTGCAACTATTTTAAAAGGTACAGAGCTGGACAATTTGATCGACACATTGCCTTTAAATGAGCAGTATACGTACACCTATGACGGAAACTCTCAAGTACTGGATCATATTCTTGTCAGTAAAAATCTAACGGCTTCTTCCAAAGTAGATGTCGTCCATCTAAATGCCGACTTCTCTCCATCGAAAGGTCGGGTATCCGATCATGATGCGGTTGTAGCACAGATTGATTTTAGTACTGCTGAAGATTTTCCATTAACAGTTCTACACACCAACGATACGCATGCAGGATTAGATACTGTAAGCTCACCAAACAACATCTTGCGCCGTGTAACAGCAATCAAAACTGCTAAGGCGACTACAGAAAACCCTATTCTTCTCGATGCGGGTGATGTGTTCTCCGGAACACTCTACTTCAACAAGTATCTGGGTCAAGCAGATCTGGCCTTTATGAATCTGGTCAAATATGACGCTATGACTTTCGGTAATCATGAATTTGATAAAGATTCTGATACGCTTTCCAAATTTATCGGCAACGCTAAGTTCCCTTTTGTCTCATCTAATGTGAATTTCTCTGCAGATGATATTCTAAGCAAAATGTTCACCAACGAAATTGGTCGATCGGGTAATGCGGCAACCATCTACCCTGCTCTGATTAAAGAAGTAGACGGCGAACAGGTTGGTATCATTGGTCTGACGACAGAAGATACAGCGAACATTGCTTCACCAGGTAAAGTGACTTTTGAGAATGCTGTAGTGAAGGCAAAAGAAACTGTCGCTATGCTGCAAAAAGAAAAGATTAACAAGATTATTGTTCTCTCACACCTTGGCTACGAAGAGGATCTCAAGTTAGCCAAAGCGGTTAATGGCATTGATATTATTGTCGGTGGTCACAGCCACACGCAATTAGATCAAGCGGTTGTAGATAACAGCGATCCTAATGCACCGAAGCTTATCGTACAAACTGGTGAAAAAGGACTTTTCCTTGGTCAGCTTGAAGTTAAATTTAACAAAGATGGCATACTGACAAATTGGAAAGACCAATTAATCTCCATCGACGCTAAGAACGGCGCTAACTACGTAATCGCAGAAGATCCTGAAGCTAAAAAGATCCTGGATACCGAATATAAGCCAGGTATTCAAGAGCTAACCAATGAGGTAGTAGGTAACTCAGAGGTTGTTCTAAACGGCGTTCGTGATAATGTTCGCACAAAGGAAACCAACCTCGGTAACCTGATTGCCGATGGAATGCTTTTTGCAGCTAAGAAAGCTGGCACTAATGCGGTAATTGCCCTGCAAAATGGTGGCGGTATTCGCGAATCTATCAATGAAGGACCGATTACACAAGGTGAAGTACTCGGAGTACTTCCTTTCAACAACGATCTGGTTACGATCACTTTGACCGGACAAGAAATTAAGGATGCAATGGAGAATGGGGTTTCCAAAACTCCAGCAGCAGACGGACGTTTCCCGCATGTTGCAGGGTTGAAATTCTATTATGACTCCACGAAGCCTGTGAACGAACGTGTATTACGTATCGAAGTGAAGAACGGAGACAAATACGTTCCTCTAGATCTAAAAGCATCTTATGAAGTAGCTACTAATGCTTTCACAGCTAAAGGTGGAGATTTCTATACTTCCCTTGAGAAGGCCTATAAAGAAGGCCGTGTGAATCTGCTGTATCTGCCGGACTTTGATGTATTTACGAAGTATCTTAAAGAAGTTGGAACTGTCACTGCGAACACTTCCGCTGTTGAGGGCCGGATTGTGGATCTGAAAGGTGCACCACTGCCGGAGACAACTGAAGACTTCCCATTAACAGTTCTACACACCAACGATACGCATGCAGGACTAGATACTGTAAGCTCACCAAATAACATTCTACGCCGTGTAACGGCAATCAAAAATGCTAAGGCGACTACAGAAAACCCTATTCTTCTCGATGCGGGTGATGTGTTCTCCGGAACACTTTACTTCAACAAGTATCTGGGTCAAGCAGATCTAACCTTTATGAATCTGGTTCAATATGATGCTATGACTTTCGGGAACCATGAATTTGATAAAAATGGTGAAAGTTCTGAAGTGCTTTCCAAATTCATCGGCAACGCTAAGTTCCCTTTTGTCTCATCCAATGTGAATTTCTCTGCAGATGATACGCTAAGCAAAATGTTTACCAATGAAATCGGTCGTTCGGGTAATGCGGCAACCATCTACCCTGCTCTGATTAAAGAAGTAGACGGCGAACAGGTTGGTATCATTGGTCTGACGACAGAAGATACAGCGAACATTGCTTCACCAGGTAAAGTGACTTTTGAGAATGCTGTGGTGAAGGCAAAAGAAACTGTCGCTATGCTGCAAAAAGAAAAGATTAACAAGATTATTGTTCTCTCACACCTTGGCTACGAAGAGGATCTCAAGTTAGCCAAAGCGGTTAATGGCATTGATATTATTGTCGGTGGTCACAGCCACACGCAATTAGATCAAGCGGTTGTAGATAACAGCGATCCTAATGCACCGAAGCTTATCGTACAAACTGGTGAAAAAGGACTCTTCCTTGGTCAGCTTGAAGTTAAATTTAACAAAGATGGCATACTGACAAATTGGAAAGACCAATTAATCTCCATCGACGCTAAGAACGGCGCTAACTACGTTATCGCAGAAGATCCTGAAGCTAAAAAGATCCTGGATACCGACTATAAGCCAGGTATTTTAGAACTGAGCAATGAGGTAGTAGGTAACTCAGAGGTTGTTCTAAACGGCGTTCGTGATAATGTTCGCACAAAGGAAACCAACCTCGGTAACCTGATTGCCGATGGTATGCTTTTTGCAGCCAAGAAAGCTGGCACTAATGCGGTAATCGCCCTGCAAAATGGTGGCGGTATTCGCGAATCCATTAATGAAGGACCCATTACACAAGGTGAAGTACTCGGAGTACTTCCTTTCAACAACGATCTGGTTACGATCACTTTGACCGGACAAGAAATTAAGGATGCAATGGAGAATGGGGTTTCCAAAACTCCAGCAGCAGACGGACGTTTCCCACACGTTGCAGGGTTGAAATTCTACTATGACTCTACGAAGCCTGTGAACGAACGTGTATTACGTATCGAAGTGAAGAACGGAGACAAATACGTTCCTCTAGATCTAAAAGCATCTTATGAAGTAGCTACTAATGCTTTCACAGCTAAAGGTGGAGATTTCTATACTTCACTTGAAAAGGCCTATAAAGAAGGTCGCGTGAATCTACTGTACCTGCCGGACTTTGATGTATTTACGAAGTATCTTCAGAAGATTGGAAATGTCACTGCGAACACTTCCGCTGTTGAGGGCCGGATTGTGGATCTGAAGGGTGCACCATTGCCGGAGATAACCCCAACTCCGACACCAGTGCCGACACCAGTGCCAACATCACCAACAGTTCCAACATCAACAGCAACAGTAGCACCAACACCTACTGCAACAACAGCACCAACGGCTGCACCGCAAGTAACAACAATTGATGCTGCTGATCTGACCAAACAACTTGCTGAACTGCCAACTGGTAAACATGAACTGGTTATTCCGGTTAAAGCGACTACTGGCGGCGCTCAAGTAGAACTCCCAGGCAGTGTGCTTGTAAAACAAGCTGCTGCACAGCCTAACACCATTCTTACCCTTACTACTGATGGCGCTTCGTATTCCTTGCCGCTCAGTGTTATAAACAGTGTATCGCTTGCCGCTCAATTAGGCACCAGCGACTTTACAATTACAGTATCCATTCTATTAGCGGATTCGAAAACGCTAAGCAGCACAAACCAAGCTATCGCTTCACAGCTAGGTAATGCTACTTTAGCTGCTCCAGTAATCGAATTTAGTGTTTCAGCAGTAGCCGGATCTAAGCGTGTACCGCTGAACAACTTCGGCAGTACTTATGTTAATCGGACGATCAATGTACCTACTTCCTTAAATTCAAATAACGCAACGGCAGTCGTCTTCGTGCCTGCTACAGGCAAGATTTCCTTCGTGCCTGCGATATTTGCCCCTAAGGCTAATGGAACAACAGATGTTACGATTAAACGGAACAGCAACAGCTATTACACCGTTGTTAAATCTTCCAAAACGTTCGGAGATATTAGCGGACACTGGGCTAAAGCGTCCATTGATCTGTTAGCTTCCAAACTGATCGTTAGTGGAACCAATAGCGATACATTCTCTCCTTCACAGTCGATCACACGGGCTGAGTTCGCAGCATTAATTACGCGTTCTCTTGGACTTGTGACAACGGGTGGCGAGACAACTTTTAAGGATGTAAATCCAAACGCATGGTATGCTGATGCTATTCGCACTGCTGCAGAAGCCGAATTGATTTCTGGTTATACCGATGGCAGCTTTAAGCCAGGTAGCCCGATCACTCGGCAAGAAATGGCCTCTGTATTAGCTAAAGCCATCAAGTACACGGGCAAAACCTTAAATGCCGATCCTGCAGCACTAGCTAAATTCAGTGACGCAGCAAGCATTCCTGCTTGGTCCCAAGCAGCAGTAGCAGAAATCGCTGCTGAGGGCATCATTCAAGGAGCGAAAGACGGTTCCTTTGCTCCACAAAAGCTGGCAACTCGTGCTGAAGCCGTTACGATGCTGGAGAAGACCTTGAAATCTCTTCAGTTCATCAATTAA
- the serS gene encoding serine--tRNA ligase gives MLEMNWIKDNQELVRNTATWKRVDFPLDELLEWDEKRRSLRQETEQMRAERNGLTKEVERLLRQGDRPAGEIVKVQVRELNHRLNLLEADLNEAERRCRELMLLAPNPVSQDTPIGNDDNDNVELRLNGAVPEFGFAPRDHVELGELHDIIDIPRGVKAGGPRSYVLKGAGLMLHLAVQRLALDVLTARGFTVMDVPVIVRPEALERTGFFPGGMDQTYELSGDNRWLVGTSEVSLVSLYSDEIVELDTPMRLAGMSTCFRREVGSAGRDVRGLYRVHQFSKIEQVVLCRNDEGVSDHMLHEILANAEHILQLLELPYRVMAVCTGDMSLKTHKQYDIETWMPSRSAYGETHSASNLLDFQARRSGIRYRDADGRLQYCHTLNNTAVATPRILIPLLENHQQEDGSIYIPQALRKYMDGLERLELPQQ, from the coding sequence ATGCTGGAAATGAACTGGATCAAGGATAATCAAGAACTTGTAAGAAACACTGCCACATGGAAAAGAGTCGACTTCCCACTGGATGAATTGCTGGAATGGGATGAAAAGCGCCGAAGCCTGCGACAAGAAACCGAACAAATGAGAGCCGAACGTAATGGGCTAACCAAAGAGGTTGAACGATTATTACGGCAGGGTGACCGCCCTGCTGGAGAGATCGTCAAGGTACAGGTACGAGAACTCAATCATCGGCTGAACCTGCTGGAAGCTGATCTGAACGAGGCTGAACGCCGCTGTAGAGAGCTCATGCTGCTCGCACCGAATCCGGTGTCGCAGGATACACCCATCGGCAACGATGATAACGATAATGTAGAACTGCGGTTGAACGGAGCGGTGCCGGAATTCGGCTTTGCGCCTCGTGATCATGTGGAGCTAGGTGAACTCCACGATATTATTGATATTCCCCGTGGCGTCAAAGCAGGCGGTCCTCGCAGCTATGTGCTCAAAGGAGCCGGCCTGATGTTACATCTCGCTGTACAAAGACTTGCCCTAGATGTGCTCACTGCACGCGGATTCACCGTGATGGATGTTCCTGTGATTGTCCGCCCTGAAGCGTTGGAGCGAACCGGATTCTTCCCGGGTGGGATGGATCAGACGTACGAGCTCAGCGGAGATAATCGCTGGCTGGTAGGCACATCTGAAGTGTCGCTAGTTTCACTCTACAGCGACGAGATTGTAGAGCTCGACACACCCATGCGATTAGCCGGAATGTCGACTTGCTTCCGCCGTGAAGTTGGATCAGCGGGGCGAGATGTGCGCGGGCTGTACCGCGTACATCAGTTCTCGAAGATCGAGCAAGTCGTCTTATGCCGAAATGACGAGGGGGTCTCGGACCATATGCTTCACGAGATCCTCGCGAATGCCGAGCACATTCTCCAGCTCTTAGAGCTCCCCTATCGAGTTATGGCTGTCTGCACAGGGGATATGTCCCTGAAGACGCATAAGCAGTATGACATCGAGACATGGATGCCTAGCAGAAGCGCATACGGTGAGACCCATTCGGCTTCTAATCTACTCGATTTCCAAGCTCGCCGTTCGGGCATCCGTTATCGGGATGCGGACGGTCGCTTACAATACTGCCATACCTTAAATAACACCGCAGTGGCTACGCCAAGAATTCTGATCCCGCTGCTGGAGAATCACCAGCAAGAGGATGGTTCTATCTACATCCCTCAGGCGCTGCGCAAATATATGGACGGATTAGAGCGGCTAGAGCTCCCACAACAGTAG
- the ssuE gene encoding NADPH-dependent FMN reductase, with protein MAKIVVINGTPSLVSRINAVIEYAEASLTDQGFEVERINVAELPAEDLIHTKFESDSIVKANGLVAEADAVIVVSPVYKASYTGVLKTFLDLVPQKGLAGKIVLPLFMGGSLAHLLTIDYALKPVLSVLGARYILGGVYAVDSQVVRNDHGVVELAEELKLRLNDALAELAEETTHRVERKA; from the coding sequence GTGGCTAAAATTGTTGTGATTAACGGAACACCTTCCTTGGTATCGCGCATCAATGCAGTTATAGAGTATGCGGAGGCAAGCTTAACGGATCAGGGCTTTGAGGTTGAGCGTATTAACGTTGCAGAGCTGCCAGCGGAAGATTTGATTCATACCAAGTTTGAGAGTGATTCTATCGTCAAAGCGAACGGCCTTGTAGCCGAAGCGGATGCGGTAATCGTGGTTAGCCCGGTTTATAAAGCCTCTTATACAGGCGTGCTGAAGACCTTCTTGGATCTAGTTCCACAAAAGGGATTGGCCGGCAAAATCGTACTCCCGCTCTTCATGGGTGGCAGTCTTGCACATCTACTTACGATTGATTATGCTTTGAAACCTGTGTTGTCTGTACTCGGTGCACGTTACATTCTTGGTGGAGTGTATGCCGTGGATTCTCAGGTGGTTCGTAATGATCACGGAGTGGTAGAGCTTGCTGAGGAGCTGAAGCTGCGTCTGAATGATGCGTTAGCTGAGCTTGCAGAAGAAACTACACATCGTGTGGAACGCAAGGCTTAA
- a CDS encoding ribonucleotide-diphosphate reductase subunit beta yields the protein MQLQKIFNTEAPNQSTRIIDGECSGILNWNDIRMPHMYKLYKVLLLNHWIADEIPMSKDAQQFPMLDAEEQRVFKINISLLAVLDSMQTMFVSDVKRYFTDSSLEAISAIIGQQEVVHNQSYSYVLSSIVSESEQKEIFEYWKKDPVLLERNQFISDIYQEFRDNPTRQTFFHALVADLILEGIFFYSTFAFFYNLARDQKMMATSQMISYIQRDENQHCYFFAEVFKQLLVDFPELNTKENMDYVYRTIDRAVELETNWAYYTLTNVRGIDLNELSDYIKYTANKRLTLMGMEKAYQGVDVNCMPWIKPFSDDALNATKTDFFEAKSRNYGKVGDDNGFDDL from the coding sequence ATGCAACTACAAAAGATTTTTAACACTGAAGCACCCAACCAATCCACACGCATCATCGACGGTGAGTGCTCAGGTATTCTGAACTGGAACGATATTCGCATGCCGCATATGTACAAGCTGTACAAGGTGCTGCTGCTGAATCACTGGATCGCGGATGAAATCCCAATGTCCAAAGATGCGCAACAATTCCCTATGCTCGATGCTGAGGAGCAACGCGTATTTAAGATCAACATCTCCCTGCTCGCCGTGTTAGACTCGATGCAGACGATGTTCGTAAGCGACGTGAAGCGTTATTTTACTGACTCTTCTCTAGAAGCTATCTCTGCCATTATCGGACAACAAGAAGTGGTGCATAACCAATCCTATTCCTATGTTCTTTCCTCTATCGTGTCGGAAAGTGAGCAGAAAGAAATTTTTGAATATTGGAAAAAAGACCCTGTCCTGCTGGAACGCAATCAGTTTATCTCTGATATTTATCAAGAGTTCCGTGATAACCCTACGAGACAAACCTTTTTCCATGCGCTGGTAGCCGATCTCATCTTGGAAGGAATTTTCTTCTACAGCACCTTCGCCTTCTTCTACAATCTGGCCCGTGACCAGAAGATGATGGCGACCAGCCAAATGATCTCTTATATCCAACGTGACGAGAATCAGCACTGCTATTTCTTCGCAGAAGTATTTAAGCAGCTGCTTGTAGATTTCCCTGAGTTGAACACTAAAGAGAACATGGATTACGTGTATCGTACGATCGACCGCGCGGTAGAGCTTGAAACCAACTGGGCTTACTACACCCTTACTAATGTCCGCGGTATTGATCTTAACGAGCTTAGTGACTACATCAAATATACAGCGAACAAGCGCTTAACCTTGATGGGTATGGAAAAAGCCTACCAAGGCGTTGATGTTAACTGTATGCCTTGGATCAAACCTTTCTCCGATGATGCGCTTAATGCCACCAAAACCGACTTCTTCGAAGCTAAATCCCGTAACTACGGTAAGGTTGGCGACGATAACGGATTCGACGATTTGTAA